From the genome of Solanum pennellii chromosome 6, SPENNV200:
AAACACGAGAGATTTTTATGTTTCATATTAGTGACTAGTGGTGTTTCTAGCTTAGTCAcatctcaaattatttatcgtgatttctataaatagttatttcaaattattttttattttagaaagtcaagataaaattaattaatagagTGTTATACTAACGAAggaacatgacaaataatttgagTCACAAGAATAGTATACCTACTTCGctagcgtttggccatagattttcaaatattcttggcaaatattatttgggtgaaatttcaccatgtgtcTGGCCATagtatttggaaaatatatttcacttttttataaaaatatgatttgtattacaagtcaattagATCTttgttacaacaataacaaatagtgtccatgacactagagCAATGTGGTAATTTTGAGTGAGTGCAACAAACATCATTTCATACACCATGAAATAGACAAAACACATGACTTTGTTATCTTGAGccaattatttatcattttcatcaatagtCATATTATCATATCACATTCACCGAATATTTCATCACTGctttgaaattaatataaaaaattatgtaatacaacgtaAGCAACAATAGAGgatgtttttgtaaaaaataaaagtttggggtaaactttcaattttcaaaacatcCCAAATAATGATATTTGGcccaaatactaaaaaaaaaactagtatttgagaATTTGAGATATTTACCAAATAATGACAAAGTTTATGGACAAATActatttgccaaatttttccccaattattatttggaaaatctatggccaaacgagCCCTTAATGTTTTCTCACATAAAATCAACTCATTTAGATAGAGTTAATGAATtcataagaatataaataaaaccTTCTTGATTATGTCAAACACAActattttaaacaaataaaaactaattattcaaaatttaaagtctATGAATTCTGAtgattttcaatcttttttttttaaaaaaatagattttattaTATGTGCCGAATAGAGCAAGTTTCATTTCTATTGCCAATAACTAAAGAACTGCGTTATTACTGAATTTTCGAGAATCTATTCCCATCACTTTAGATCCGAActtattattatgatgaaatgaaggGAGTAATAAATACATCTGTTGGCAAATAAGTTGAGCAAACACTAGACTCCAGCTCTGTTGCCTCCTAAAACCTAACATTTAAAAATAGGAGCTGCAACAACTTAATTCTTCTCTAACATCATATAGATCGACAATATATAAGTAAGAGTATTTATTATTACTACGGCTTCCCATTTATATCTCTTTATTTGTCTACTTCAAGTCTCCATCTTATAcctaaaaacagaaaaaaaaggagaaaattcataatagtaatattttgttggaaaaattacatgaattaaaatattttaaaaaataagtgaaattatgtatgcaatatatttgaattataatttttttttgaaatatcttgtgtttgtttggtaaaaaattgtcacattgtaatataagtgtattaaaatgtgtgataaatgcattatccattattaaaacttgtattatatgtgaataataaattgttctttgtaatatgtatttaacttgtattataaatgaattaaaaatgaccaagtgaaaaaaaatattattgctataaataataaatatttttttattataatatatttatgtaagtttccttATTTTGTTACATTGATTTTGGGTGAAATTAATATCACTAAGGCTTAAAATtggattaatttattaattcaattcaTTTTGATTTGTCTAATTATTCAATCATCTAAATTGCTTGGATTGAATATGTAAGTAGCTTCAATTGAGTATGAGAAActttttgaaaacattaaaaagaaaggttttttttttcttgtgagAAACTATctaattacacaaatatttctattatatatacttattaattctttttatattttaaaataattatattttatctgactaattaataattttatattaaatttcaagTCAGTCATactaagatatatgtttttttgcTACCAGATATATTGAAATAATGAGAGGCGATGAGAACAGTAGGGAGACGAACGATATTTGTCTATGTATGTATCCTAGATACATGCGAATtacactagatacatgtatcttgtGTAATACACATTATTTGATCGTAGATACACAAGAGAGTGACAAGCGAGATGGAAGGGAAACAAACGAGAGTTGTCTATGTATCCAGATACATATGAATCCACTTGCATAACGATGTATCTAGAACAATTTAGTGACTTCATGTATCTTGAAATACAGAGATACCAAAATCTGATAAGATTCGTTATATTGCAAACTATCGTGTATTCAATTAAGTAGCTCCTAAACTAATGAAATTTCAGTAAATTTTCCTTTCGTTTTGTTAAATATGCtatatatagttataataaagaaaatgaattaaCTTTCATTAGGTACGTAAgcaaattataagaaaataaataaaagaaattaacaatTGGTAAGAGTTAGTAGATCAAGCTATGACACAAATCTTATTTATCTCAGTGCACATTGATCCGtccaaatttaattaaaacattaatatattaGGTGTCTCAAAGATTTCCACACATTATTAGTTTTCCTTTCGAATTTGAACTTCAATAGCTTAATTATtacttttgatatattaaagAAGCAACTATGTCAATGTGTAACATTTTTGTCCAACCAACGAAGAGGTAGTTTTTATTGCTTTTATTAAGGTGTTTGAAATAACTCCATAACAATGTTTATTCGAATTTCCACCATACTCCTCATTTAATCATCCACGCTGAGAAGAAGCGTTCCTAGCTGGTGCTTTTCtatctttaaaattttcaccaaatcaaattaatactatgATTCATAAACACAACATTTACTATGACAAGTTTGCTCCTCTATGTATATATTGATAATCGTGGTGTTCGAGCCAGCTTACATACATCTCAACTAATACTACACACAAAGTGATACATTATTGTGTAAACTGAACAATTCAAACTGATGGTGGATCTAGAATATTAGTTGTGAACTCACGAGAATTCAGTAATTTTTGttcaaactctctctctatatatttatgtatgtatttaAGTATCTAGAAATATTTGATTGCGGGTctaattattattgtattgaatCAGTAAACTTCAGATCTTAGATTCATCTCTTACACACTGTATGAAAGATTGGATCATTGTTCAATTTGACTCTGTCGACCAATATAATAAAGGAGTTATTTTTGCGTATAGTTTCTGCTTTTTGGGGAAATATACTATTTCACCAAATGTGTAACTTGTaataatcttttcatttttcaagtCGATCCGATCCGATCCATTCGTAGAGCTATTTACTCGATTGCATTGCAGACATTTCTAGAACGCCTCTAATAGAGGGGCAAATAGTTAATATTGAAAAAACTTATCATCTACCACTTTCAGATATGAATCTAATCTATCTGATTCAGAAGGGTAGAAACTTACATCAGTATctcaatttcaattaaaaaaattggtttGATTCACACTCCATGTTCTTTGAAAGATTTATCATCTGAAAAGAGGTAGAAACAGAGTCTTCGTCTAAAGAAATGCGTTGAGAAATGACAGATATATAAAACCTTTCAGTCTCAGTATGAAATGCCTCTGAAATTACCTTTTGACAAATCATTGCATAGCAGCAAATTTTACTTTCCAGGGGATGATTTTGCCATAACCTTCTTTTAGGCCACTCCTTAAAATATGTATCCCTTTAACCCAGTAGGCAAATGCCACAAAATTAGCAACTGGTTCATCTATGAAATTCTGACATATAAGAAAATTCCAAATTATTAACAGCAAAGAACCAAGACCTACTAAAACTGTGTATACAAGCATTGCAAACCTTCATATTAGCTGAAAGTCCATTCTTTAACAGTTTAACAAGTTTCAGAAACTAATGCTAGCaaataacataaaagacaaaaacaatAGACAAAGCAAGCTGAATTatatgattcaaagatctttcgGATTGACGTTCATGTTTTTGAACTTCTCATCTTGACAGTGAATACAGAGAGGCAAGTTTGCTTCTTGCCCTTCTTGTTACAGTGTTGCTATTGTCTTTTCACTACTACTCTTTAGTTTCCTTCAGCAATTTGTGAGTCAATATTGAAGATTTGCTTTTTCCATGTCATTTCTCTATTTTTGTTTTGAGAGAACAAAATATTCACGACTTGGCACCTTGCAGCATCCCTTTCGTGAAGCATAAGAGAAAGATAAGACTATCCCATGTAGTACGTGACAACACTTTGTATACAAAAGTTAAAAAGTGTCAAAACTTCTCATCCTAAAGACGTATCATGCTTGATTGAATCAATTCTGAAACTTAACTCATTCCAGCTTGACTCGGTTTGCTTCTAGCTGCTCTTTGTTGGGCTCGACAGGGAAGTATTTAATGCCCACTAGGTCACCAACTTCGCTGATAACCTGACAAAAGCAATAGTTGCTAAGTTACTAGCTATTCACTTGCACTAGTAATGACTACATTGCCTTTCTTTTCTGGTAGGTGTTGATTTTCATGAACTGAAATACTAATTGAAACACAGAAGACCTTCTTCATTCAAGATTTCAATATGCCACTCTAATCTGTTtaaatcttcttttttattttgtatggcATGACAATAGGTTAATTCCTCAATAAGCAGCATCTCTGGTGCCGGATTGTTGCTCGTATAGTGTCAGTAGGACATAACTAAACATGATCATCGTCTGAAATGATAAACAAATGCAAGTACAAGCTAACCTCGAGCGCTTTAATAAGATCATCCCTTGAGTGAGCAGCAGATATGCAAATTCGTGCTCTGGCCAGTAGTAAAGGAGTAGCTGGAAAAGCAACTGTCACTACTGCCACCTATAGTAGTAGGATATGAAATAAATatcattacaagaaaaaaaattgggagTAGCATTTAATAGAGACTGATCTAATTCTAGTTTGGATGAAGCTGAAAAAATAGTAGAAAACAGTACTTTTCGTTTGAGACACTCCCGTGAAAAAGCAGGTATTTTTGCTGGATTGTAGAGCATAATGGGCATGACTGGAGAATCATTGTCCCCCAGAACCTCAAAGCCCATCTTCTGTAATTCAGAGCGGAAAAAGTTGCTATTTTCACGTATCTGTGCTAGCTTCTGAGCCCCTATAAGAACCAAAGTTGCTCTAATGATCAGTAGACTATCACTATACCAGTGTTGAGTTGCATTAAGAATATAATGAAAAGTAGAGTTGCATTTAACAGGACGAAATTTCTGACCTCTACTAGAACCATCTTCACCAAGTATAACATTGATAGAAGAAATTATTTGTTGGGCAGCTGGAGGTGATATTGATGTGGCGTAAAGATGAGCTGGGCAAGTGTACTTCAGATATTCAATAAGTTCCTATATTGTTGTATCAAATGTCAAAACCATCTCTTATAGATGACATCATAAATTTACCACAAGAAAAAGCTCTGTGAACACACATTCTACTGAAgtggaaaagaaaaagtaaaagaatcAATCATTCAGGTGGTTCACTGGCAGAAACCATGAAACAAATCATCTAGATAAAGTCTATCAAATCAGTTGTACTGGAAGATCAGACATGAAATGCCCGCAAGCCTGCAGTATATATAATTTCCTACAAGACTGGTTTTATTATCAGCTGGAAATAGGGTTTTCATTCAAGTGCCAATATACTCTGGTTTACTGGGTTGCTATGTTCTTTGGACAAGGTTTGACCTGATTATGTAATAATGTGATTTTCATGCAAGATTGAGCATATTagcttaagaaaagaaaatgtaaaaaggAGTATCGAGAAAATGGCAATACATAACGTGATGACAGTTACAATTGTTAACCAATCAGGCAAACCAAGGCTACCAATTGACAATTTTGTTGTCACTATGGTCGGAGCAGCATTCATTTCAAACCCAATGACATATTAGAATGAGGCAGCATTAAGCAGATACAACCAGGTAATATCCTTGAGAAATATGAGGTTTGATGCAAATCCCAAGTTATCCACGAACGGTTCTTCAGCAAACTAAAGGTTGGAAAGCTTAACTCAACCAATGAAAAAAGCTAGTCAGAAGCATTATTTTGTGAAAATCATACCTTTGATCCTGCAATATAACCCCCACATGATCCAAATGACTTTGTAAAAGTTCCCATCATAATCTCCACATCTGCAGCATCAACTCCTAAGAGCTCACAGACCCCCCTTCCAGTTCTTCCAACTGCTCCAATGCTATGAGCCTCATCCAGATACACATATGCCTGCAAAAATCAGATAGTAGATTTAGACACATGCAAATCAGCAAACATGAACCTCAGAAAGCAGATACATATAAACTAGATGCTCTCGTTACAAGAAAGAGCTTGGCAGAAAGCTAAAAGATTATTGACAATGTCTATTAAAAGAAGAAGTTCCAGGAAGAGACATCAAACACTATATTACCTTGTACTTCTTGCATATCGCAACAATCTCTGGGAGTTGGCAAAGCTCCCCTTCCATACTATATATACCCTCGACCACAACGATTATCTTCTTCCATGGTCTGTGGGTTCTGGGTTGTCCCTCAGCAATATGTTCTCTCAAGactttctccaagtgtgatGGTGCTAAAGAAATTATGGAAATTTAAAACGCAGACATGACATAGGACACCTCATTGAACATTATTGTTCAAACGAAAAAGGAATCTCATGAATACTTACTGTTATGTTGAAAAACACGAATGGTGGATCCAGAACCTCGAGCACCATTTACAATAGAGTTGTGGTTCAGAGAATCACTGATGATCAAACCTCCCTGCAAATGACTGTAATTAAAAAGCAAATAACGTCCAAGtataaaacatgaacataacttTTTATAACTCCATACCTTTCCAATCAAGACAGGAAGAATAGCTGAATTTGTTACATAACCCATACCAAAAACAATAGCAGCTGGTTTTCCAACAAAATTAGCCACACACACTTCCAATTCACTATGTAACGTTGTGGTGCCTGACAAGACAATTTTCATAAACAATGTTTACTTATGCAGGATAGACGCATAGACAAAATTGAATGGGATCATGCCTACCTCCATCAACACGGGTACTGCATGTGCTTGcggaaaatgttttcaaagactCAATAACACGCGGGGTACAATATTCATCAGAAGAAGCAAAACCAAGGTAATTATATGATCCCAAGTTCAGGCACCTTGAAACTTTTGTGGTCCGACTgcataaaaagaattttgagtgGATTGAGCATTATAAACAATGTTTCAAAACACTTATTACAAACCATATATCTTACATTGTGCAACAGAGAAATATTCATACATCACCAGTATTAAACAGAACAATCAAAGAACCACAAAATGGAGGGAAGCATTTTTCAGAAAGTCaaagaaaaagatcaaaacGAAGCAAATGACGTATACTAACTTTAGTGTCTTGTTATTATCATTGGATACACGCTCTACCACGTCAAACCAAGCATCAGGAGGACTGCATATTGGCCTTCCAAAACAGTCCTATTATAAAACGAAgcaaaaatatatgaacaaaTATAAATTCTCATTTAGCATAAGACAGCTATCGAATTAACACAATTGTACTAATTCAAACATAAACCATCACAAATCTGCAACAAGTGTTGATGATTACCTGAATGCGAAGATACAACCGACGAATATAGAAATCTTCTAGTCCTAAGCAGATAGGTGCATATCCCTGCCATTAAATTTTAAACACGAGATCACCATAAAATTAAAGGTCAGTAGAAATTGCATGAATCAAAAGCAGAGACGCGCATATTCATTCACGAGACGGACATTATAGAATTAGAAAATACACACGTACCTGAAGATTACTGGCGTTCCACCAATCGAATATTTTTCTGAAGAAATCACGAAATTGGCCAAAGGCAAAGAGCAAGCCATAGCTGAAATAGGTGGACAAGGCAGTCAAGTATGGAATATTGATCATTGTGAACTGCCGGAGATCGGAATGCCGGTGAAGGCGAACACTAGAAGGAGAATTCCGATCTCCGATCCAGATGAAACAGAGCGAGCTTGATCAAATTTAATCCCTCTTTTCGCGGATGAATTTTTATTATCTATTGTTCTAACTTCTATTCAAGGGACTgctatcaaaataaaataagtaggTATTTATTCATGCAAATACAGATGTAgcttaaatttgaaattaatagtAGTAATTGTTTCTGATATGGAACAAACAATATTATGTAAGaaaaaacatgtttaaaatttaatttttgaaacgACATATGCTGACCTGGTATGTGAGTGGATCATCATATTGAATAATTGTCAAGTTATTAAAGCCACGTGTGTCGGatctatttgaaataattttctattcttataaaaataagaataagatacGTATATATTCTAttctcttcatattttatttataaaattacaatgtaaaagttgttattattatttgtatcaGACAAATCATGATAATAACTTGTTAGATTAAGCCCAGTAAGAAATAGTTCTAGATAGATACAAGGTCACATTCAGATTAAGATCTTGGTTCACTATAAACTTTGATGTAACTAATAACTTGTCTATTCTATTCTTAGAAGTGTGTAAACAGAAGAGTCTTTTTTTTGGACGCTACCAAATTAATATGACTGATGGCTCATCCATGATCGATCCACGTCTTGTAACAAATTTTAAAGAACTCAAAATCCATGCACGGAGGACAAAAAACTACAACTAATAATAAAGAAGGATAAACAAGACAAGATAATGCTCTATTAAGTATTAACAATAGCATTCAACTATAATATGTTTCCTCTACAACTTCAAATTAAGATTATATTCTCGATAAATTACGATCAAAAGtaaaatttgataataatttcCAGCAAAGCCTGAATGTTACAAAATATCGAGTTGTACTAAATAGCGCAAATGGTCAATCCTATTGtcgttttaaaaaataaataagtcaattagttatttttattcattgttttttttttcacctcttcattttttttcaattaattatacATTGGACCGGCTAAAATTGGTTGAACCGGATGCATCATCAAATAGAATCCTCTAGGATAATAAAAACGCGAACCGCCATGTTGGTGGGTCTAAAATTTCTTGATGCCCAAGCCAAAACCCACTTTTTCAtggcaatatatatatatataaactccGTGGTTCCAAAATCGACGATGAAATTTGCTAATTTCACCGAATTGATTGTGTATTTGTCTCAAATTTCTCAGCTGACTGCATATTGAAAATCCTGAATCTCATCATTGTTGAAGACTTGCGAGTTTTCTCATGGTAATTAATCTTCTATTTCTTTCACTTTCCTTGAGAATTTCTGTTTTAGGATTTCATCGTTTTTGCTCTGatgaaaataatttgtttttttagttgaataaGTACTTCATGGTAAGCGCCTGTATGCAAGCTTTGCTGGTGGATACAGCAATCTATGTTCTTTTTCcaaattttgtttcaaatttgaaattgagCTCCTGTTTAGCCATattagttttgaaatttttagttttgtttagACATACATTTAACTTGGAAAAAGTTGAAGTTTTGTGTGTGGATGTGCCAAAGATGATAAATTTTCGAAATTTAATCCTAAAATCTATATGGTCAAACTCTAGCTATGGGAAAAAGGTCAAATTTGTATTTGAGACTGCCAAGTTTGTTATtatctttgttttcctttcaaGTATATAGTACTTTTAATTGCATAATTGAACCTCAAAACATGTTTTGTTTTGCACTTCAATTATTGTTGATAAATGTTCTGGgatagtgtatatatatgttaatgGATGGTATTTTAAGAAAGATTTTCTTAGCTGCCTCAAGAACCATGGTGCTATTTTAGCATGAAAAGAGATTGATTTGCTATGCAAGGGTCTGAACTtttgtttcttattcttattaatCATACTATTCCTCTGTAAGTTCTACTCGGTTGATCTATTATGGTACCAAGTGTTTTCGTGCTCTCTCTTTTCAGTCAACTCCATTAGTTGTTGGGACTACCATTGGTGCTGCTGCTTTGGGAGCTAGATACTTGATAAGAGCGTGGCAAACGTTCAAAGCAGCACCCCGAGTGAGGAGGTTTTATCCTGGGGGCTTTGATCGGGATATGACACGGCGAGAAGCAGCATTGATTCTCGGAGTTAGGTGTGTGATAATCTTACCCTGCTTAAGTTCTGTTTTTGTAATGCCGCCAACAtgtatttctttctatttttgtgCTCTTTTTCAAGTTCTGAAATATGTTGGGCTCAAACAAAAAAGTCATGGCTAACTTGTTCCGGAAAGTTTGCAACTTTTAACTTTCAGATGCATACTATTCATAGTCTTCAAGATTTTCTTGCATTCCAAGTGTAAACTACTTATTCTTTCTATAAGAAGATTGGTGCTCCTGTCACAGTTTGGTTTTGAGCTCGTGATCCACAAAGCTATTAGTTGCTTATGTTCCATTTCATTCCTACTCTAGGGAAAGTGCCGTCTTGCAGAAGATCAAGGAGGCTCACAGGAGAGTAATGGTAGCAAATCATCCAGACGCCGGTGGCAGCCATTATCTTGCTTCCAAGATCAATGAAGCCAAGGACGTGTTGTTAGGGAAAACCAAGGGAGCTAATTCTGCATTTTAATTGACCAGTGTGTTCTTTACGCTTCGAATTCTTAACAGCTTCATGATAGTCAACATTAAAATGGATCTTTTTCTGGGGGAAAAGGAGAACATATTCTGTTTCGAGTTGGAGGTGAATTTGTAACAACAGCTGGGTGCATTACTGCCATAAATTTCATGTAATGCAACCAGAAATATTCTTTTGCAGATTGTTTACAATAACAAGTTGTATCTTCCTGTTAACTATTCTATTTTGCACCATTACTCGATCTGCATGTAGTATGTAGGCAGTGGGTTCATCCCACCTACTGCTCGACTTGAACTAACTACATGCTGGACGCAGACATAGAACACAGAATAATACATCAAGAAGTTGCATTTTGCATAGTATATCTTCATGAAATGTTTGAACTTTTGCTTCATTCTGATACACAGCAGCAACTGAGCAAAAGCCAACCAAAACTGGATAAGCGGCTGCTTCACAAGCTATCACTAAATACCTAAAAAGAATTAGTAGACATCATGTACAAACAGAATGCATTTGCTGCGACCAAAAAAAGACGAGgaagaaaagggaaaatcttaatGTTACATAACACTCTATATTAGTTAGCTAGAAATACAACCCAGCTTGGACAACTTTCTTCATATATCATCACTGGAGAATCCAAATCAAACTAATAGAAAACACCTTCAGAGCCAAGAGATCTCACATGACTCACGATGATATTGGCTCATATGGATATGATAGCCATGGATGTTTTAGAGCCTCCATGGCAGAAGGCCGCGTCTTTGGGTTAACTTCTAAAAGATGAGCCACAAAATCAACGAAACCTTGATCCCCCATTGGCAATCGATACCTCAAGGATGTCTTTTTGGGTATTAAGTATTCCATTCTGTTTGTTTCCTATaaagagaaataagaaagaaagaggAATTGATTATCTTGACATTGTATTACATCCAATTTCATTTTGTTCTGGCCAAAGTTGCATTCAAACAATTAACCAATTCATATATAAAACAAAGAATCCAAAGGGACTCCCCAACAATGATGTTTACTGGGTTGCAGATTCTAGATCTCAGTTGAAGCGCAACTTAAGGAAATATTTTGTAGATACAGAACTGTCAAAACCAAAGGCCTTTCACAGAATAATATATGTTTTCCTCGAGACTATGCACATGGACTCGGGAACAGGTACATATCCTCTAAGGATGCAAGTCTatggtgtttttttttgttgccaACTTTTAGCCAATTTTTAAGTATCATTATGCAACATCCGTACCATGTTATACCCATTGGACATGGGTACATCAAGGTAAAGGAAGGATCCATGTTAAATAACCTTTTTGAaactgattttttctttttaaaaaactgGATCCATGGTTAAATAACCTCCAAATAGATTGAGTCATTGACACATGAAAACATTGATCTTAATGTCAGTAGACAAATTGATCTTAAAAATGAGATCTGGGGAAACAGGGGATCACCccaaaaacaaaagtaaaaaaactgaaataaagaGTGGAAAAGGAGAAGAAACTTTACCTGATTTCGTTCATATAGCATgtgatttttggtgaaatatTTGTAAGTGTCTCGTCCTTTGACAAGCATCTCTTGGTCAATCGGACCTGTGATACCAAGTACCCTTGCAAGTAACGTGGCAGGAGAGTCATTCTGGAAAAGGACCTGCAAAAATGGGAAAATTCCTATAGAACTTCACTAGTAAAATTCAAAACAGACATCAAATTACAGTTGGTTGATATTTCAATACGTACATCAAATATtacaaatttcattttaagCAATTTTAAGTGAAGTTGCTAGGACTCTTCACTTCTGGTGCTGCATCCATGTCGACACGACATGGCTGTGGGATCCATACCCGATCTGGTCAAACGATTTTGAGTACTTTGACCAAAATCGAGAGGAGAAACTCCGAACAGATTCAATGATTTTTGTAAACAATGCAAaagctaaggtgaaattgaagaaacTGGAATACCATCTATGTATAAATTTAAAGTCTCTCTTTTTACCCCCTTCCAGAATTCTCCACTTAAAACAATATCTTCTCCTAAAGTTCTCCACATAATATCTCAAAATTTAGGTTTTACGACTCTATTTCgagatattttgaattatttttagcCAAATCTCTGCATCTGTATTCCCCGAATCTTAAA
Proteins encoded in this window:
- the LOC107021896 gene encoding long chain base biosynthesis protein 2a-like; protein product: MINIPYLTALSTYFSYGLLFAFGQFRDFFRKIFDWWNASNLQGYAPICLGLEDFYIRRLYLRIQDCFGRPICSPPDAWFDVVERVSNDNNKTLNRTTKVSRCLNLGSYNYLGFASSDEYCTPRVIESLKTFSASTCSTRVDGGTTTLHSELEVCVANFVGKPAAIVFGMGYVTNSAILPVLIGKGGLIISDSLNHNSIVNGARGSGSTIRVFQHNTPSHLEKVLREHIAEGQPRTHRPWKKIIVVVEGIYSMEGELCQLPEIVAICKKYKAYVYLDEAHSIGAVGRTGRGVCELLGVDAADVEIMMGTFTKSFGSCGGYIAGSKELIEYLKYTCPAHLYATSISPPAAQQIISSINVILGEDGSSRGAQKLAQIRENSNFFRSELQKMGFEVLGDNDSPVMPIMLYNPAKIPAFSRECLKRKVAVVTVAFPATPLLLARARICISAAHSRDDLIKALEVISEVGDLVGIKYFPVEPNKEQLEANRVKLE
- the LOC107023229 gene encoding mitochondrial import inner membrane translocase subunit TIM14-3-like, yielding MSTPLVVGTTIGAAALGARYLIRAWQTFKAAPRVRRFYPGGFDRDMTRREAALILGVRESAVLQKIKEAHRRVMVANHPDAGGSHYLASKINEAKDVLLGKTKGANSAF